The sequence below is a genomic window from Paenibacillus sp. DCT19.
CCATCCCGTATGAAGCTTGCAACTTCTTCCAACTCTAGTCCCAACTCGATTCTCAAACGTGCAAAACTCCAATTGGTGATCATAGGTATAAGAACTCACGTTCTCATCAAAAGCACAAAAAAAGCACGAATAGCAGAATGGTCATTGCATAAAATGACGTGTCCTACTATTCATGCGATTTCTTTAATTCGCCAGTCTGGAAACGAGTGCTCTAAGTGCATGGCCGCGGTGACTGATGGCTTGTTTCTGTTCAAGTGTCAATTCAGCCATAGTCATCTCGTACTCAGGCACATAGAAAAGTGGATCATATCCAAAGCCACCAGCACCTGCTGCTTCAGCCATAATCCAGCCTTCCGCAGTGCCTTCCGCCTCAAACTTATCTCCGGTTGCTGGATCATACAACACCAACGCACAGACAAAGCGTGCCGGACTAAGCAACGGTTGCTCTGTATCTTCCCAGATTTCAACGTTTCAAGCGCATCCAGCAATTTAGCATTGTTCTGCTCATCCGTTGCCCCTTCACCTGCATATCTTGCTGAATATACTCCTGGATCTCCGTCTAATAGATCAACGCATAACCCGGAATCGTCAGCGAGTACCGGAAGACCAAGCGCATCACCTACGGTTTTGGCTTTCTTCCACGCGTTCTCCGCAAACGTTACGCCATCCTCAACGACATCTGGTAGTTCAGGATAATCAAACATACTCTTGACCTCTTTGCCAAGGGGAGCAAAGGCATGAGCGAACTCCCTTACTTTCCCTTGATTACGAGTAGCAACAATGATAATGGAACTATCCAAGCTCATGCTTAAGCTTCCCCTAAGCCGCGTGCACCAATTTTGAGTGCGATCGGTCCAAGCACTTCTTTTTGCCGCTCAATCATTTCCAGGATCCCTTGCTCACCTAGTTCCAGCATCGTATTCAATTCACGACGGTCGAACGGAGCTTCTTCACCTGTTCCCTGTAATTCTACGTACTTCCCGCTACCTGTCATGACCAAGTTCATATCAACTTTAGCTTTGGAGTCCTCATCATAATTCAGATCCAGCACAGGCTGTTCACCTACAACACCCACACTTACCGCTGCAATGAAGTCTGTGATTGGGAATACTTGCAGTTTGTGCTGTTGTGCAATTTTGTTTACAGCGAGCGCCAAAGCAACAAACGAACCGGTGATGGACGTTGTACGCGTGCCTCCATCTGCTTGGATCACATCACAATCCAGCGTAATCGTGCGCTCACCAAGCGCCTGCAAATTAACAACCGAACGCAGTGCCCGGCCAATCAGACGCTGGATTTCCATCGTGCGTCCAGTCAATTTACCGCGGTTAGCTTCACGTTGATTCCGAGTGTGTGTTGCACGTGGCAGCATGGAATATTCTGCTGTTACCCAGCCTTTTCCTTGCCCTTTCATAAAGGGAGGAACACGTTCCTCCACTGTAGCTGTACATATCACTTTGGTATCTCCGACTTCTATCAGTACAGAACCTTCGGCGTATTTATTCGTGTTAATTGTTAAATTCATCGGCCGCAGCTGTTCGCTGTTTCGTCCGTTAGATCTCATCATTTCTGCCTCCTACGACTTAAGCATCCTGTAATGTCGAGCTGTATCACACTTTCACTAATCTCTTTTATTTTACCAAAGAGTTCTTGCAAAAGCACCTATATCCGTTGAATGTTACTTCAACGTGTGCCGCTTCAAGGTTAAAAGGATTGTAAATATGCTCATCCCTAGATTGCTTAAATCGGAATTTCATTGATATGCTCTGGCTTAGATACAGGCGCACTATAATCCTGATTATCATCACTCATGACGGTTTTTTGCCCATTCCATTCAATCTGCACTTTGGTATCTTTGCTTACCGTATTTTCTGCCGTAGTGAGCACCACGGATTGCAATAATTCACTTGGCACGATATCACCCTCGGTAAACATATCATCCTTAAGTGCAACGGTTACTGTCCCATCTTCTGATGTTTTGACCGATTGCAGTTCCGTACCGCCCGTCATGACCTCTTCCAGCTCGCCGCCTTTTGCTGGGCCTTTGATCAGTTCGTTCAGTGCAGCTTGTACCCGGTCTCCCTCTGGAGTCACGAGACGTGTCACTGGAACGTAATACTGAATTCCTGCTGGTGATGCGGCTGAGAAATAAACGGTGACCGGACTGCTGTTCGTAGTAAAGCTATCGCCCAGGTCGAGATTAATACCTACAGCCCGGTTCAACGGCTCTGGCAATGGCGTGCTGTTTACCGGCATTTGTGATAGCTTTTTGCCATCTACCCAGATCTGCACGTTCTCCACATCCGGTGTACCTGTCAACGTCCATGTTACAGCCTCCAGCAATTTGCGCTCATCCTTGGCATCATACTTGGCAAAATTGCCAGAGAACTCAACCACCGCGAGCTTATCCTCTGCATGAATAGTGACATTCTGCACGACAGTTCCCTGAGGAAGCACACCTTGGAACCCTTCAGGAAGCATCCCCGCATATGGGCCACCTGTGACTAATGTATCGAGTGCCGTTTTGGGACTACCTATATCCGTACCGGATGGAAGCGTCAGTGACACTGGAGCGAGTAATCCCTGCTGATTTTGCAAATAAACAGTAGTGAGCGGGAGTGTAGCCAATACACCATTTCCCTCAGCGGCTTGAATCATGGCAGCTTCTTGGATCGGCGGCGGTGGATCTACTGCTTCGGAAGACTGTGCATTAAACATACTACAGCCAGACAACACCATTGGTATGCTCAGTAGTGCAGCTGCTGATGCTTTACGGAAATTACGGATCTTACTCATGATCTCGTTCCCCTCATCATTTTTACAGTTTGTACTACCATGTATACGAGCCTTCGTTCAAAAAATAACTAAAAAATAATAAAGAAACCTGAAACGGTTAATAACGTATTAGGAGACAAGAATAGTGGCATTGCTAACATCAGAGGAGGAATCGCCCATGGAACATTCTGAGCAAGAAAAAATCCCTTATAGCCTCAATAGCCGCAAAGTCGCGGAGGCAACCCGGGAATGGCTACATAAACGGGGCGTTACGATCCTTGAGATCGCGGAACTCGTCATGTTTCTTCAGAAGAAATATTACCCAGACCTTACCATGGAAGAATGTATTGAAAATGTGGAGATGGTGCTGAAGAAGCGTGAGGTTCAGAACGCTGTCCTGACAGGAATTCAACTCGACTTGCTGGCAGAGCAAGGTCAACTCCTTGCGCCTTTGCAAGATATGATCGAAAATGATGAGGGGCTGTATGGCGTCGATGAGATTCTCGCCTTTTCCATCGTGAATGTATACGGGAGCATTGGCTTTACCAATTACGGGTATGTGGACAAGCTGAAGCCAGGGGTGCTTGAACGTCTAAACGATAAGAGCCAGGGCCCTGTGCACACGTTCCTTGACGACATTGTAGGTGCAATTGCATCCGCAGCAAGTAGCCGTATTGCCCATCGCAAACAATCCGAGCGCGAAGAAGAGCTTGGTGAGAAGCCCGTAAGCGATGATGCCATTTAAAAGGTTGTCATAAAAACGCTTTTGATTACTATTGATGCCTGAAGGCATCTCAGCGTCCCTTTTTGAACACACCATTTAAGTCATAAACACATATTTCCCGCTCAAGCTAATCTATCCTTTCTCTTCGAGTAACTAGAGACAGGATGATTAGCTTGTTTGTCATTTTTAAGGAGAAAGACTGATACGTTGTGGGTGCAAAAGATGGGTGCAGAAGGTGCACTTGCCACGCGAAGATGATAGAAGCTCTTTCAAACTACGCACAAAACAACAAAAAAATTGGCTCCGTAGAGCCAATTTTGTCCACAAAACTATTTCAAGTGCTCCTGTCTGCCTACGCCGACTTTTGCCAACTGATATAGCTCATTCCAGTTCCGTTCAACGGTGGATTCAGGCTGTACGGGTTTGCGACCGATCGTAATCTCAGGACCCTTACGCTCCCGCATCAAACCACGCAACACGGTCATTCCGATAATACTTAACCCGGTGAATACATACATCAAACGAATCAATACGTTGCTAGAATCCGAGCCTGTCACAAATCCATGAATGAGTAAACCGATGAACACCGGATAGGACAACATATGGAAGATAAACCACCATTTGCGGCCAAGCTTGTTACGAAGATCACTAGAGAGTAGAACAATGACCAGTCCATAAAAGGATAACGTTCCTAGTCCACTTCCAATCGGATGCACCGAGGCTGTAAAAGGAATTAACAATTCACTCCAGCTAAACGGACTGTAATGATCAATATACAGGATTAACGCATGGGCAATCCCCAGCCCAAAAGCTAGCCATGTGGTTCTCGTATGCCATTTATACATCGCCGCTTTTGGCTTTCCCTTTGCTGCCGGCATGCCTTGAGCAATGCCTAGAAACACTCCTGCAAAGAGCAACAGATAAGCGGCTATACCACTAATTCGAATTAAACTCCAGGTTGGTAGATAATCTACAATCCATTGTGCCATAAGCGGCTCCCCCACATCCGATAGAATTGTTTTTTAAACTGCGAGCTCAAGCGACTTTTTGAGCAACCTCTTAAATCAGGCTAAAACGGTGATCGGGATCAATGCCAGGCCAGCGCTCAGCTAGTTTATCTGTATTTCCTCTGAACCACATACTGCCGTCCCGTGTTACCCATAACACGTCATGACGGTCATAATGCCGATTCAACCAACGAATCGCTTCTTCACTTCCCAGGATGCAAACGGTCTTCGCTATAATCTCGCATTGGGAGGTGTGTTGTCCCAGAACAGTACACTGTACGATATCCGTATTCGCGGACTGCAGCGTTCGAGGGTCGATTAAATGATGAGCCATTTGACCATTACCACTAGGATGTAGCCATTGTCTCCGTACCAGACTCGACGTCGCGACTGCTCCACGATCTAGCTGAATGCTGCCTGTTAGATTGCGCTTCTCCAAGAACGGGTCAGTGATATAGACCGTCCAGCTGGAATGAGCAGGGGTGCCCCAGACCTGAATATCGCCACCAGCATTAATCATCCCAGCAGGGATATGAAGTGAACGTTGCAGCCAATCCGCTATACGTTCTACAGCCCATCCTTTGACGATACCGCCAAGATCCAGCTCAGTCCCAGGATCCAAGTGAACCATTCGACTCCCCTCTCTGTGCATCCAACCCGGACGACAGTAATCAAATATTGCATCCGATGAGGTGGAAGACACCAACTGTGCTGTATTACTCCAATCCTGCTGCTTGGTAAGCATCCCTGATTGCAACTGCTCAAAGCTTACATCGTATCCTTGCTGACAAAGTGCCTGAGAAATGCCTGGCTGAAAGATACCTTCCGTCTGACCAATGTATCCGTAGGCGAGACTCAGCACTTCATCCATCGCAGCCGATACAGGCAACCAGCCTGTAGAGCGATTTAGTCGGTTAAGTTCACTATCTGGTACAAAGCGGCTAAAACGTTTCTCCTGTGTTTCAAACCAATTCTGTACTAGGTCTGCAGCATGCTCAGCTTCCTCCTGCCCCGTGACTAAGTGCACCTCGATCACCGTATTCATCGCGCGGAAGCGCGAAACTAGCGGAAGGACTGCCTGTTGCTGCTCAACCCGGCTCATGATGCACCTGTGCGTGACTGATAACTGCCACTATAGGATCTGGAATCGTTTTGCTGATTTTGTTGGTTGTTTCCGTAATCCTGGTTGTACCGAAGACCAGGATCAGAGCTGTCCGTTCGACTGTTGTTCCATTCATCCATTACGTCATCTCGCGTAGCCACCTCACTGTTGGGGGTGTTACTTGTAACTATTCCATTAGCAGATGCATAAGCGACGTCAAAAGCATCCGAAGATCTTACATATTGAAAGAGTGCAGCCACCGCTAATGTTGCTGCGGCCGAGGCTTGCCATTTTCTCCATTGGTTACGTTTTTTCTTCATCATCGATCTTCCCTACCTTCTATGGTGAAGTTCATGTTCCTATCATAGGCAGGCTGGCTTAAAAGTAGATGAATGAACCGTTAAGAAAGGCTAAAGCTTTACAGTTAGATCAAGGAATTTACATTACAGGTTCCGCCACAAAAAGTTCAACACAAAAAGGCTCTGGTCAGAGATCCTCTCTGGTACCAGAACCTTATGGTTAAGCGCCACGCTAGCAAAATGTAAACATCATAATGCATTCACTTCTTGATGTTAAACAAAAACGTACCGTCTCTCTGTTCCTGCTGAACAACGATTGCTCGCCGGATCAACTCCTGTAGATGTGCTAACGTTTCGCTCATCGCAAATCGCAGCTGATGGATGCTCAAGCGGTCGCTAAACATGAATATACAAAGGTCATAAGCACTCACAGGTGCCTCCGCTACTCGCTCAGCCATCTTCTGAAGTCGTTCCTCATGATGTGTGAGCAGGTGAACCGTTCGTTCATTGAAATGAAGAAACGGATTACGATGCCCAGGATAAGCTCGCTCCACATCCAGAGCTCCAAGACGATGCAAACCCTCCATATAGGATAGTAAGGGCTGCGTATCACTTCCGGGCTGAAGACTGACATTAGGTGAAATCTGTGGCAAAACGGCATCCCCGCACAGGATCTCTCTCGACTCCGGAGCATAAAAGGTTAAATGTCCTGGAGCATGTCCTCCTGTTTCCACCGCCAGCCACCGCTGGCCCCCCATCTGCAACCACTCACCATCTTCTATAGGAGTTATCTCTGGAAGAGGGGTAATCTGCGAATCAAAGCTCTCCATGTGCTCATGAATCTGTTTTGTCTTATCTGCTGGCATCCCATGCTGTCCATAATATTCAGGTAGCACGACATTAATGGTGGCGTTCTGCCCCCACATGTACTCCGCTTCTTTCATGGATCGACTAGACATGCGAACAGGAGCACCTGTCTTTTGCTGCAGCCAGCCAGACAAACCCAGATGATCTGGATGGTGGTGCGTTAATACAATTTGGCTAATGGATTGAAAGGATAATCCTAAATTTGATAGCGCTTCCTGCCACTCTAGTTCAGTCTCGCTGCTACGCGGCCCTGGATCTACAATCGTAATCGTTCCATCGCTCTCACGTAATACATAACTGTTCACCCAACGCAAAGGAAAAGACATCGTTATCTTGACCCGGTGTATGTATTCCGGCATGGTTATCGCTTCTGATCTCTTCATAAATGATTACTCTCCATTCCTTACTCTTCAGGACGATGACCCACAAAGATCATACGTGACGATTCCTGTTCATCATATTTCTCTTCATCATATCCTCCATGAACCTGATCGACGATCAGACCTGCTTCATGTAACAAATGGTTTAATTGTTCACGGCTGTACAACTTGACCCGTTCATGATACACACGTGCTTTCTGGTCGGGTATGGTCGTGTCGGTAATACGTATTTCCTTTTGTACAAATCCATCCTCTATCTTGCGAAACTCTTCAATGTACTGTCCTTCGTCTTCACGGGTTGATTGGACTACCAGATGACGAGTCACGTAGGCTGTATTCATAAAATCAATGATAAAACTGCCCCCTGGCTTCAGCATTCGGCGAATAACCTGTAGTACCTTGAGCTGCTCTCCGTCTTCCTTAAAATAACCGAAGGATGTAAACAGATTGACTACAGCATCATAGCCACCTTTTAATGGTAGATCTCGCATGTCCGCATGAACCCACTCTACACGGTTGTCTGTATCCATATCTCGCGCTTCGCGCAAAAGTACATCAGATAGATCAATACCTGTCACTTGGAAACCCGCGTCAGCAAGTGCCAATGAATGTCGCCCCATACCGCAGCACAGATCCAGCACTCTCGAATTAGGCTCAAGCCGTAACCAGTTGATCATTTTATGTACTTCTTGAACTGCACCTTGAACATCGCGATGTTTGTACACCAGAAGATAGTCCTCGCCGAAACTCTTTTCATACCATTCCGTCATTGCTTCTCGCCCTCCATATGGTAAATAGCCTTTCTATCTGTCATATGCTGGTACACTTTCATTTTCATGATAAGCTTTTAGCCATTGTATCGTCTTTATCGTTTAAACTCAAAGCTGCCATCGCCATCCCTCATCCGCATTGAACGGCCTGAAACGTCACGATATAATGTTAAACATAGTCGAAGCGATTCGAACCGGGTAATTATTCAGATATCCCTGCATTTACACTGGAGGTGAACATCATCATTCGGATTGGACTCACCGGATGGGGAGATCAGGAAGATCTTTATGCACATCGTACAAAAGCCAAAGACAAGCTTGCCTTATATGGGCAATTTTTCTCAACCGTTGAGGTTGATAGCACCTTCTACGCTGTGCAACCCAGGGATCGGATGGCACGCTGGGCGGCTGAGACACCAGATTCCTTTGCTTTTATCGTTAAGGCGTATCAGGGAATGACAGGGCACCTGCGGGGCAAGCCCTATTTCAACAGTATATCTGAGATGTATAAAGCTTTCAGGGAGTCACTGGAGCCGATGATGGAGGCTGGCAAAATGCAGGCAGCCCTGTTCCAATTTCCGCCCTGGTTTGACTGCAATCGAGAGAATGTAAATGAACTGCGTGAAGTTAGGTTAAGAATGGAAGGTATTCCATGTGCCATTGAATTCCGTCACCGCAGTTGGTATGAAGATGCCATGCGTGAACGTACGTTATCTTTCCTGAAGGAACAGGGCTGGATTCACAGTGTATGCGATGAACCCCAGGCAGGACAAGGCTCAATCCCTATTGTACCTCGGGCTACAGATCCAGAGATGACACTGGTTCGTATGCATGGTCGAAACGTATCAGGCTGGCATCAGAATGGTGCGCCTAATTGGCGCGAGACCCGTTATCTGTATCGATATAATCAGGAAGAACTACAGGAATGGAAAGGTTATCTGGAGCAATTGCAGGAGCAGAGCAAGGATGTATATGTTATTTTCAACAACAACTCTGGCGGAGACGCCGCAACAAATGCACGTATGATGATGGATCTGCTGGATATTCCATTAAAGCCATTTCCCGATAAGACGATTGTGGAAGAGGAGCCAGGGCCAGAACAACTCGAATTATTTTGAAGAGGTTGTTCAAAAAGTCCGCTTTTGATTACGAAGGATGCGCGAGCGGCATCTCAGCTTCGAATATGGGATTCAGCCGAAATGTCCGTTGCTCACGTAGTTTTGCCTACGCTCCGCTACTCCATTTCTATCTTCATCCCATTTTCTCGGTACTGAAAACCGACCTTTTTGAACACGCACTTAAACTTAAATAAGATTCCTTTTGTTCCTCATCAGGATTATCGTTGTGTTTACACGTAGAAAAGCGGCCAGCTCTTGAGCTAGCCGCTTTTCTCATTTCATAGCATAAATAGTCTACATGCACTCCCATTACACGATATCCTGCTTCATATCACAGGGAGCATGTATAACGTTTAGCGTTGACCTGCCGTAAGTGAGGTGGGCAAACCAATTTGACTCAGTTGCTGGTTCATCCTGTGAGCCTCAACCCCAGCAAGCAGCACGATACCAATGCCGTGTGTATCATTCAGATTCCAGCCCAGATCATCTCGATAATATAAAGCTGTGAAGGAGTAACCTGATCCACGACATACGCCATACACATTCCCCTGATAATCAATAGAGATACGCGTAATCCCTTTCCAGCCTTTGCGCACGGCCTCCAAATATGGTTCAAAGTCTTCTAGCCAACCCTCTCGGATACCACGAGCGTAGGCATAGATAAACATCGAAGTACAGGATGTCTCTTCATATGAATCAGGCCGATTCAATACCTGGTGCCAGAGACCATTCTCTCCCTGCAATGACAGGTAGCCTTGACACAAATCACGATAGAACTGAAGCAGCTCCGGTCGCTTTTCATGATCATTCGGCAGAATCGTCAGCAACTCGGTTAGAGAGAAGAGCACCCAGCCGTTGCCTCGCCCCCACGGAATACCTGTTGCCCGTCCACGCACAAAATCATACACATGAGACATGATCTGTTGCTGTGGAATATATAGATATTTGCGGAACAGCAAGAATTGATTAATAGCATCGTCCCAATATGATGTTTCTCCCGTGAGCTGACCATAACGCATTAAAAAAGGTGTACTCATATAGAGGTCATCACACCACATCGTTTCATGACGCATCTCTCCGCTACCCCGAACTCGATAGAATGCGCCATCCTCCAGCCGTTCCTGTTCATCCGTAATATAACGAGCAATCCGGTGTGCTGTATCGAGTCCGCCGCGAATCTCACCACTTGCCATGCTCGCCAGTAACGTAGAACCGAAGGAGCCACAATCATCAAGACTGTCAATGGCAGACAGCTGATTGTTGATACCGGCTGCACCATAATGGTCTCGATCCCATAATCCATAACGGTCAAAAGAGGTGCTCAGTTCAATATGCGCTCGTACATACTGCACGTAATCGTCTCGCTTCAACTCTTGACCTGTCTGAAGCAAACCAAGCAGGGTTACTCCCAGTGGATAATTCCATTTGCCATAATGCGTATTCTCCAAATAAGGACGAACGCTGGTCTCGGGCAGATCTACTTGCCAGTAAACTCCGGTACTGCCGTTATCAAACACCCTATCGGTTACAACGATCTCACCCGCAGTGGGTGCAGATTCGAGGGAAAAACTGCCCGTATACAGCCAAACATCCGCGCATCCCGCAACCGGATGTGGAGATGATAACCTCCATCCTTTGGAGGAAGCAGTATCAGAGGTAGTACCACCTATCGTGAAGCCCCAGCTGTCCTCTACCACCAAGCATTCGCCTTTGGCAACTAAATGAACAGCTCCATACTTACGTGGAAGTTCAACCTTGAATTCACCACTTGTCTTCCCCGAATATACTTCCTGATCGTTCACAAATAAGGTGAGTCCACCTGTGTGTGTACCTTGCAAAATGACTGGGGTCGTTCCGGGTACCGTAACATCAAGTTTGGTCCATGCATACGCAGCAGCAGGCTCTTCTGTACCAAATATCCGGCCAAAGTTACCAGCGTTCAGCTCTTGCTCTGTCCATTCCCTCTGTGGAAACCATGTAAGTCCTGTCTCCGCTTCGGTCATGCCTTCATGTGGAAGTGAGGTGAGTGGTTCATCCACAGGTTCCGAATACAGCCAACCTTCCTGACCCTGACGGTCAACGCCAGGCGTCAGAAAATGAAGAGGGAAGTTTTTGAACGATGCGGTTCCATATATGCCACCAAAGCCTACTTCGGTTTTTACAAAACATAACAGTACATCATTCCAGCCGTATTTTACATGGATCGGAAATTGAGTTCTACGCTCTGGATACAGCTCCTGAAGCAATTCGGATTTGAAAATCTCTTCTCCATTCACGTAGACAGTCACTGGACTATAACAGTTCAGACCTGTATTTAATGTGGCGTCCTGCTGGCTCCATAACTTCCCCCACACATATACATATTGTCCTGCATGTGCATCGCTCCATTTCTGATCCAGATTCAGATCATAACGGTAGTCTGCAAGCCTGCGGAAACCACCGCGGTGGTAAGCTCTGAATAAAAAGGAATGCTTGGGATGATCCCCCATATAACGCTGAGCCACTGTCGTCAGTACGTCGGGTATTGAATCATGAACCTTGCCTGCAATCGCCTCGTTCTCATGAAAATAACGGATGATTGTCAGCTCCTTTCCCCAAGTTGAATCAGCTCTTTTAACCGCAGCGTCTCTCCGCCTTTCACTTCCACCACTTGTTGATCTGCCGTTAGCCAAACTGAAATCGAAGACGGATTATGAATCATCGAACGATCTGCTGAGCATTCCAGCCGCTTCACTGCTTTCCAGTAGGCAATAATCTCTATATTAGTGGCATACCAAATATCATCTCTGCCACCAATCTGCTCTCCGAACCGTTCAATAATTTCCCAATTATCATTATCATTGAATTCATAGCTGTGACCCCATACGTAGAAGAGTAGTGGTGTACCTGTCTTTGTATGCTGAATAAATCGTTCAGTTAAAGATTCCAAATCATGGTTATGGTGGCATGTCGGATGCCATTCAAGCGGTCGTTCAGGCAATGTGAATTGCCCATGGGATTCAACAGTTCGTGCATAATCCAGACCTAGCCATTCCAACTTGGTGCTGAGTGAACGATCATATCCACCATTGGGATAGGCCATTCCTCTCACAGGATAATCAACAAGCCTTTCCAATACTCTTCGATCTTCCATAATTTCTTCGGTGAGCAGTTCATCCGGAACATATGGCAACGTAGGGTGAGTGACAGTATGTACAGCCACTTCATGACCTGCATACAGCTCTGCAACCTCATCTTCACCAATTCGCCCCACTTTACCGAGCACACCAGAATTGAGATTAAATGTTCCACGCAACCCATAACGATTGAAAATATCCACCAGTCTACGATCATGCACCACACCATCATCGTAACTGAACGTCAACGCTTTCATTACTCCACCCGGATACCGGTCGAACTGGATACGA
It includes:
- a CDS encoding polysaccharide deacetylase family protein, with the translated sequence MGHRIQFDRYPGGVMKALTFSYDDGVVHDRRLVDIFNRYGLRGTFNLNSGVLGKVGRIGEDEVAELYAGHEVAVHTVTHPTLPYVPDELLTEEIMEDRRVLERLVDYPVRGMAYPNGGYDRSLSTKLEWLGLDYARTVESHGQFTLPERPLEWHPTCHHNHDLESLTERFIQHTKTGTPLLFYVWGHSYEFNDNDNWEIIERFGEQIGGRDDIWYATNIEIIAYWKAVKRLECSADRSMIHNPSSISVWLTADQQVVEVKGGETLRLKELIQLGERS